GACAGCATTAACCACGCTTCCCAACGCCACTCAAGCCGCCGCCTGGAGTCCGGACGGTGCGTGGCTAACCCTGACCACCAACAAGAGCACAGACCTCCGCAACACCGACGGTTACGTCATGAATGCCGACGGCTCTGGTTTGCGCCGCATTCTGCGTGTGCGTGAAGGCAGTCAGGACAGCGTGGGCGAGTGGCATCCAGACGGAAAACGCGTGGCCGCCAGCAGCGACGCGGACGGAACCCACCGGGTGGGGCTGCTGACTGTAGAAACGGGCGAGGTGCAGTGGCTGACTCCCCAGCAGGAGGGCATCGAGGAAGACATGGGGCGTTTTTCGCCGGATGGCCGCTGGCTCAGCGCCATTCGCAATATGGACAGTACCACTGACGCCCGTGCTCTACGACACGGCGACAGGAAGGGCGCGTACGCTGAAATTGCCGCCCGGCCTGGCACTGGGAACGCAATTCACCCGAGACGGCAGGATGCTGTTTCAGTTCATCACGTCCACGACCCGGCTGGAAGTGCTGCTGTACAATCTCGCCGACGACACCTTCGAGGTGCTCTTGCCCGCCGAGTACGGTGATGTGAATCCCACCGACTTCGTGCCGGGCGAGTACCTCCGGTATCCGGCGGCGGACGGACTCGAAGTGCCCGCCATCCTCTACCGCCCGCGTGAGCTTGAGAAGGGCAAGCAGTACCCAGCCCTGATCCACGCCCACGGCGGTCCCACCGCGCAGTTCTTCCGGGGCTTCGATGCACAGGCGCAGTTTCTGGCGGACCGGGGCTACCTGGTGTTGTGTCCCAATGTTCGCGGTAGCAGCGGGTACGGCGTAACTTGGCGCGACGCCAACTTGATGGACTGGGGTGGGCGCGATCTGGCCGATATCGCCGCCGGGGCCGAGTACCTGAAGTCTTTGCCGGAAGTGGACGGGAAGCGCCTGGGTATCTTCGGCGGCAGTTACGGCGGCTACCTCAGCTACATGGCCGTGGTAAAGCAGCCGGAGCTGTTCAAGGTGGGCGTGCCTATTGTGGGCATCACCAACTTGCCTCAACTGTACGAGGACAACTCCCGCGTGATGCCGCAACTGGGGTACTACTTCCGGACTATGATGGGTGACCCAGTGGAGAACGCCGAACTGTGGCGTGACCGCAGCGCCATCACCCACGCCGCCGATTTGAAGGCGCACCTGCTGATGATGCACGGCACCAACGATCCGCGCTGCCCGGTCAATCAGGCACGCGGTTTCCGCGATGCACTGACGGCGAACGGACGCAAGGAAGGACGCGATTTCGAGTATGTCGAGTTTGCTGACGAGGGGCACGGCGCGGGCGACATTGCTGGAAAGACCCGCAGTTACCGTCTGATGGCCGATTATCTCGCGCGCCGGTTGTGAGGGACGGCGAGAATGGCCTCCGGTGCGGACGCCCTCATCAGCAAAGACGAACACCTGCCTCGTCTGCATGACGGCTTGGGTTTACCTGTGTTCGAGCCCAAGCAGCTAACCAACCTTGGCCTCATGGTCACTCATTCTTGAGAAACGCTGTTGACAGTTGTCCCAAACCCGCTGGTAAGTCCACTTACCGAAAGGTAAGGTGCGGCTGACGCCTATTCTCTTTAGAGCCTCGCGGGGTCAAAACAAATTTACCCACCCCGTTGCGCACAGTCACGCCCCCATCAGTTCAGTGGGACAGAATATCGCCGACATGTTTTGCATGAAGCTGGAGACCCTATGAACCGAACTATCTTGGCCCTCTGCGCGGCCCTAACATTGACCAACGCCTCTGCTGCACAGATCGCCGACGGCACTTGGACGCTCATCCGCCTGACTGACACTCTTGGCACCATCTCCACGGGCGGCCTGGATGCGCCCACGCTGAAGCTGCTGGGCACCAGTATTTCTACCGCTGAGGGCACGCAGGTTTCCGGTTCTACCGGGTGTAATGTCTTCAGCACGTCCGGCCTCTTCGGCAACAATCTTCAGATGGGCGGCACCCTGAAACTCGGCCCCATCGCGGCCACGCGCAAGCTGTGTCCCGAAACACAGATGATCCTGGAGCAGCGTTACCTGGACGTCCTCGCGCAGGCCCGTGCCTTCGTGCGGGTGGGCGACACGCTGATCCTGACCTCTGGTACGTCGAAGGCGGTCTATCAAATGGGAAGCGTCATGGAATCGCGCCTCAAGGCCACTTGGCGACTGGTAGGTGGCCAGAGCAATGAGCCTCTGACCGTAACCTTCGCTGAGGACGGGCACGTCAGCGGCACCACGGGGTGCAATAGCCTGATGGGCACCTACAACGTGATGGACGGCCAACTGACCTTTGGGCCGCTGGCAACCACCCGCCGCGCTTGCACCGATCCCGCACTGGCCGAACAGGAACAGACGTTCCTAAAAGACCTCTCGGAAGTGACGGGTTACCAAGTGGCTGGCTCGATGCTGAAACTGACCACCACGTCCGGCAAGGTACTGACGCTGGCGCGTCCGGTGAATTGAGGCTAGAAAACTGAAGAAGGGCAGATGGTGGGCGATCTATACTGGCGGGAGAATTCTCCCGTCTCACGTAGAGCGCCGCCCCTTGACCTGGAGGTCCGATTCATGATCCGTCCGCTTCAAACGTTGGTTCTGTCGGCCCTTGCCTCTTTTTCAATGGCCCACGCGCAACAGCCCGTCACCGTGCAGACACAACAAGGTGCCGTTGTCGGCCAGCAAGCCGAGGTTCGCATCTTCCTAGGTATTCCTTACGCCGCGCCGCCCATAGGTGACTTGCGTTGGAAGCCGCCTCAACCTGCCGCCGCTTGGAACACGCCGCGCGACGCCACGAAGTTCGGTAGCCAGTGCCCCCAGGCTGTGCTGGCGCTGTTCCTCCTACCTGGTGAAACCCCTGGCACCGTCAAGGGTCAGGAGGACTGCCTCTCTCTAAACGTGTACACGCCCAACGGTGCCGCGCCAGACAGCAAGTTGCCCGTGATGGTCTGGATTCACGGTGGTGCCTTTACGGCTGGATCGAGCAGCGGGTACGACGGCAGCGTGTTGGCTGAGAAGAACAACATCGTGGTGGTCACGATCAACTACCGTCTGGGCGCACTGGGTTGGCTGTCGCTCCCCGCGTTGGGGGCTGAGGCGGGCGATGGTCAGTCCGGCAATTATGGTCTGTTGGATCAGCAAGCGGCACTGAAGTGGGTGCAAAGCAACATCGCAGCTTTCGGCGGTGATCCGGCCAAAGTGACCATCGCAGGGGAATCGGCGGGCGGGATGAGCAACTGTGCGCACCTGGCCTCGCCCACCTCAGCCGGACTGTTTCGGGGCGTGATCATTCAGAGTGGGCTGTGCACCAGTCCCGGCAATAGCGTGACCCTAGCCGACGCGCAGGGCCGCAACCAGAAGTACGCCGCGAATCTGGGCTGCAAGGCCGCTGATCTGGCCTGCCTACGCGCCGCACCAGTGGAGAAGCTGCTGAACACCAAAGTGCCGGGGCTGCGTCCTGCGCCTAATCTGGTGTGGTCTCCGGTCTACGCCTCGGCGGTGCTGCCCCTGACCTTGCGCGCGGCCTTTGAAACCGGGCAATTCAACCGCGTGCCGGTCATGAACGGCACCAACCACGACGAGGGACGGCTATTCGTTTCGGTCGCTTCGCCAGATGGAAAGCCAATCAGCCCAGTGGTGTACTGGGGCGGTACGGGGCTGACTGTGGGGGCCGCGAACACGGTCAAGGTGCTGAGGCAGTACCCGTACCGTAGCTTCGGCACACCCGCGCTTGCTTTTGCCACCATGTTTACGGACGCAGTGTTCAGTTGCCCAGCCCTGCGGGTAGACGCCGCACTGTCGAAATATGTTCCTGTCTACGCCTTCGAGTTCAACGATCCGAACGCTGTTACCATCGTCAAAACCCCAGTGGATTTGCCGAGTCTTGGCGCACATCACTCCAGTAGCCTGGCCTACGCCTTTCAGAGCAAGGTGGACGGTTTGGCCAATTCCGCCGACTTCACCCCCGCGCAGCGCCAGCTCTCAGATGCCTTCAGCGCGGCGTGGGTGGCATTCATCAAGACCGGTGAACCAGCCTCGACGAACTGGAAGGCCTTTGATCCGGCCCAGAACAATGTGCAGGTCTTCAGGCCAGACGGGGTGCAGCCAAGCCTTCTGTTTTCCAATGACCACCGCTGCAACTTCTGGCTGCCTCTAAACTTGCAGTAACGCTGCTGTCAACCTAGGGTATACCTCAACCTGACGTCAGATTGGAAGCTCAAAACTGCGATGAACACGGCAAAAAACCCAGCCATTTTCCCGCCGGGCTCAAGGTCTAAGACCCATTGCTGACACTGGCACTCCTCTCACAAGCTTCCTCAAGGGGCTGCAGGCGTGCAGAAGACCTGTGACGCAGTGCTGATCCGCACGGCGCATTCCCGGCCATCGGCGAAGGTGAGCGTTCCCGTGACGAACTGATTCAGCACAGGCAGGAGGCCTTCGCCTTGATCGTCGAGGTCGATGGGGTCTTGCCCGTCCCAGCGCACCTGTCCACCCGCCGCGAGATGCTGAGCGTCCAGTCCAAACGTCACAAAACGTGACCGGGTGAAGTTCTCCCGCCAGTCGATGACTGTTGCCCCTTCGGTGGGGAGCGTGAGATTGAGCGTCTCAGACTCCACCGCAATTTCAATGGGCAGGGTGGTCAGGTCAAGTTGCACCTGACTGCCGGAGCCGGACTCCAGCGAGAGCACCAGGTCTCCCGCAGCGTTGGTCCGGCCCTGATACGCTCCTTCGGCGGAGATGCCGAGATCAGGAATGCCAGTTTTGAGCAGTACAAACCGGCGGCTGCCCTTATTGGCACTGAAGGAGAGTTTACCGGCCACCAGCGTCGCGCGGCCTTGCAGTTGTGCGTTCACGTTGCCGCTGGTGCTGGCACCGACCTCCACTTCGGTATGTCCACGAAACTGGTAATCGAGTGCCAGATTGCGCAGATCCGTACTGGCGCTCACGCGGCTGGAGGGCGTGAGCTGGTCGCTGATGGCTGCACCGAAGCCCAGCGGGTTGCCCGGGCTGCCACTCACGCCAGCCTGAGCCTGAATATTCGGCTGTGGCGTCCAACTCACACCGACGCCGAAACGGCTTCCGCGTGTCGTGACCGCAGCGAACGGGAGGACGTTCAGGTGAGGTCCAGCCCGGACGCTGCCGTCGACCTGGGCGTACCAGCCGTTCAGAGCAAGATTGTACCCGCCGCTGAGATTCACGTTCAAGGGTGCCGAGGCGTACCGCAGCGCGGCGTCCACCTGCGTACCGCTCAGGTCTCCGAGGGGAACCTGGGTGGACAGACCGACGTTGAATGCGCCGGTTATGAAGATGTACTGCGCTTTGAGGGCCGTGACCGGTGCGGATCCGGTGGTGTCGATCCCCACTCCAAACCGCAGGTGTTGTTGCGGCGGGGCGAGCACCACCCAGGCGTTGGCGATGCCCTGTCCGGCTTTGAGGCCCGCTTCCGCTTCCACGGTGACACTTGGCGTGAGGCCATACTGCAAAGCGCTCCCCACGTAAGCTTGACCGGCCAGTGCGCCGCCTTCTGCTGTGACGGTATACCCACCCGGCGCGAGCAGTTCCGGCGCGTAACTGTAGTCCTGTGAGATAAAACGTGTTCCGGTTTCGTCCTCGATGCTGACCAGAATGGATCCTTTGCTCTGGCGCAGAGGAATGTCATGCAGCGTGATGGTGCCCGGCACGACCTGGGCGTGGGCGAGTTCCGTTCCGTCCACGCTGACCCGCACGTCCGAGCCCAGGGGGAGCACGAAGCTCAGTGACGGCCAGTAGCGAACGTTTCCCCCACGGATCATGCCCTGAGCGCCTTGCAGTGGCCCAGACCAGAAGTTGAGGGTGCTGGGCAGGTTGTAGATCAGTTGCGCGTACCGGTCTCCACTCGGTTGGTAGCGCACGCGGCTGTACAGGCCCAGTGGCCCAGATTGCAGCGTGGTCGTATAGAGCTGCCGTATCCCGATGAAGCTGGAGAAGTTGCCCTTCAGGTATTCGGCGCGGGTGTCGAACTGCGCTCCTCTGAACGCCCCGGCTAAGACATTTCCGCTGGCCCCGAAATGGTATTCCAGGTTGAACAGGGGAATAGACGGTAAGCGCGGCACGGGCGGGACGGCCAGTGCCAGGGTTCCCGTGCTCAGCAATTGGGGCAGGGGGTCGAAGCTGAGGGTGAGTTGCTCGGGATCGATTTTCAGCGGCAACTCGGATCGGAGCCGCACAAGGTCGATGTCGTCGCAGGTCAGCTGAGCATCGAAGTAAGCTTCTTCTCCACTGCGAATGGCCGAGCGTTGCAGCCAGGTGCGCTGATCAGCCGCGCCAGTGCGCAGCCAGTAGCCGCCCCTGGAGCGGCCAGCGACCCGGACTTCCACGAACGATTCGTCTGGCGGGCAGGCCGCTGGAAGTGCCGTTGAGGGCGCGTCCACCGGCAGAACAGCGGGCGGCGTACTTTGCGCAGCGGCCAGGCTGGTCAGCAGCGCCAGGAATGTCCAGTTAAGGTGTCGGGACATCCAGCGTCTCAATGTGGTCTTGCTGGGCGCGGTCTGTCGAGTGAATCACCAGCGTCTTGGCAGTGCTCAGCGTGGGCGGCAGGGAAACGCGCATGGTCGAGCCAGGCAGGACGTAGACGCTGCCGAGATTCAGCGCTTCACTATTCAGTAAAGTGGTCATGTTGCGGTACGTCGCGTGGGCCGTGCCTGTGTTGTTCAGGACCAGAGTCAGGCCGCCAGCTGTGCGTTCGAGGCTTGCTTTGACGTTCTCCTGAGCGCTCGGCTGGGTCACGAACAGCGGCAGGCTGAACACGTAGGTCGGCACGATGGCCGCCTGCACCTGATCGGTTCCTGGCGTGGGCGCAGGAGCACTTTGCGCGATTTGCCGGAGCAACAGGCGGTAGGTGACCTGCAGCGCACTGGGCCGGGTCCGCAGACCGATGCGTACCACCTGAGAGCGTCCAGGAGCGATGGTGAAACGGACGGGATTGACGGCGGCGTCGCGGGTGGGAACGGTCACGTCCTGGCCATCCTGCTGCGTCCAGCGCATCAGGGCGGCATTGAATTCGATGGGTGTGGTGCCCTGATTGGTGAGGGTCGTGACGGCCATCAGCTGGCGCTGCGGATTGATCTCCAGTGTGACGGGCGTGATACTCAGGGTGGCCGCCGCTGCCTGGGTCAACAGGCTCAGGAGTGAAGCGAAGAGAAAACGGCGAACAGGCATGGTGAACTCCTCAGGAAGTGACGCGTGCAGATGCGGCGGATTAGAAGGTGACGTTGATGGTCAGCGCACCGGTGTAGGTGCTGCTCGACGCGCCCCACTGGTTGCGCGGCACGGTAATCTGGAAGCGGAACGACGTTTTGGCAGGATCGAGGGACGTGCCAGCAACGTCAGGGATGAAGTACTGCAACTGATCTCCATTCGCGGCTTTGAGGACGCCCACGTAGCGCTGGGCGGTCATATCGAACTGACCGCCAGCGGCGCTGAAGGTCAGGGTCGGCTGATCCGTGGGATCACACTGCAGGGGCACTTCAGCGGACATGACCGCGTCGGTTTGATAGGTGTAAGTACCCAGGCTGCTGAGCGTGGCAGAACCGACCACGCAGGCCGCTTGGGCGCTGGAGAACAGCAGGCAGGAAATGAAGGTGAGTCGGCGCATGAGGCTCCAGGAAAGAACGTTAGAAGCTGATGACCAGCGACACGCTACCCGTGTAAAACCCGCTGGACGCGTTGAACTGCGGTGCCGAGGGCCAGCCCGCATTGACCAGCGTAACGGAGCGGGTGGCACCACGGTACGTTCCGTTGATGACAGGTGAGTTGGGACCGGTGACAAACCAGGCTTCGACGTTGAGCTGATCGGTGGTACCGGGTGAAAACTGCGTCAGGACAGCAGTGACATGTGCGCCGGGGGTGGAAGTGGAGGTGGTGCCGATGAGGGTGCGCTGGGAGATGGGGGTGTTCTTGTTGCAGTAGACCGAGACGGACACCTGTCCCTGGGGGCCACTGGTGACACTGCCCGCTTTGTACTCGGG
The Deinococcus psychrotolerans genome window above contains:
- a CDS encoding carboxylesterase/lipase family protein produces the protein MIRPLQTLVLSALASFSMAHAQQPVTVQTQQGAVVGQQAEVRIFLGIPYAAPPIGDLRWKPPQPAAAWNTPRDATKFGSQCPQAVLALFLLPGETPGTVKGQEDCLSLNVYTPNGAAPDSKLPVMVWIHGGAFTAGSSSGYDGSVLAEKNNIVVVTINYRLGALGWLSLPALGAEAGDGQSGNYGLLDQQAALKWVQSNIAAFGGDPAKVTIAGESAGGMSNCAHLASPTSAGLFRGVIIQSGLCTSPGNSVTLADAQGRNQKYAANLGCKAADLACLRAAPVEKLLNTKVPGLRPAPNLVWSPVYASAVLPLTLRAAFETGQFNRVPVMNGTNHDEGRLFVSVASPDGKPISPVVYWGGTGLTVGAANTVKVLRQYPYRSFGTPALAFATMFTDAVFSCPALRVDAALSKYVPVYAFEFNDPNAVTIVKTPVDLPSLGAHHSSSLAYAFQSKVDGLANSADFTPAQRQLSDAFSAAWVAFIKTGEPASTNWKAFDPAQNNVQVFRPDGVQPSLLFSNDHRCNFWLPLNLQ
- a CDS encoding META domain-containing protein; protein product: MNRTILALCAALTLTNASAAQIADGTWTLIRLTDTLGTISTGGLDAPTLKLLGTSISTAEGTQVSGSTGCNVFSTSGLFGNNLQMGGTLKLGPIAATRKLCPETQMILEQRYLDVLAQARAFVRVGDTLILTSGTSKAVYQMGSVMESRLKATWRLVGGQSNEPLTVTFAEDGHVSGTTGCNSLMGTYNVMDGQLTFGPLATTRRACTDPALAEQEQTFLKDLSEVTGYQVAGSMLKLTTTSGKVLTLARPVN
- a CDS encoding TolB family protein, giving the protein MQERLSLEALAALPTVAALNISHSGDQVAFYADWTGHFELYTLDLATRERRQVTDGQAPKAVRAGFVWSADDSRLLFSRDHNGDERQALFDLNLASGDVSVLQHAPQSMDYAVDAHPDGQRLLVNSTRGGQMNVHVYNLSKEGEASWTALTTLPNATQAAAWSPDGAWLTLTTNKSTDLRNTDGYVMNADGSGLRRILRVREGSQDSVGEWHPDGKRVAASSDADGTHRVGLLTVETGEVQWLTPQQEGIEEDMGRFSPDGRWLSAIRNMDSTTDARALRHGDRKGAYAEIAARPGTGNAIHPRRQDAVSVHHVHDPAGSAAVQSRRRHLRGALARRVR
- a CDS encoding alpha/beta hydrolase family protein, producing MLFQFITSTTRLEVLLYNLADDTFEVLLPAEYGDVNPTDFVPGEYLRYPAADGLEVPAILYRPRELEKGKQYPALIHAHGGPTAQFFRGFDAQAQFLADRGYLVLCPNVRGSSGYGVTWRDANLMDWGGRDLADIAAGAEYLKSLPEVDGKRLGIFGGSYGGYLSYMAVVKQPELFKVGVPIVGITNLPQLYEDNSRVMPQLGYYFRTMMGDPVENAELWRDRSAITHAADLKAHLLMMHGTNDPRCPVNQARGFRDALTANGRKEGRDFEYVEFADEGHGAGDIAGKTRSYRLMADYLARRL
- a CDS encoding fimbrial biogenesis chaperone; translation: MPVRRFLFASLLSLLTQAAAATLSITPVTLEINPQRQLMAVTTLTNQGTTPIEFNAALMRWTQQDGQDVTVPTRDAAVNPVRFTIAPGRSQVVRIGLRTRPSALQVTYRLLLRQIAQSAPAPTPGTDQVQAAIVPTYVFSLPLFVTQPSAQENVKASLERTAGGLTLVLNNTGTAHATYRNMTTLLNSEALNLGSVYVLPGSTMRVSLPPTLSTAKTLVIHSTDRAQQDHIETLDVPTP